TGCCTCtgagaaacaaagaaattaagaatGATTTCAATTCAATCCCTTCAAGTTAAAACAGCAATAATCATGTTACATTGACCAAAAGCCTTAATTTCAAGCCTATCTCAGCAAAAGTAGAAGATAATTATCGGATATTGTCTGTTTGACCCTATTTGACTGTCGCCTATTAAGTTTTCATGTTCCATTAGCTGAGGTTTGGTatacaaacaataaaaaaaatttcttcatcatGAACTATGCtaatcaaagaagaagaaaaaaaatcagaacccCTACATACCAATAGAAGATGCTGAGACTATTACTCCCTTCCACAGATCTCTAAGTTCATCAAACCTGAACTCTATGTGACGAACAGCCCATGTAAGTACAATTAAAGTGGCAACATATAGGATATGGAGAGACATGATTGGAGCAATCCACTGAGGACGCATGTGACACCTGTAATTTAGAGGCTTCTTGACATTGATGACTGCAgccaaaaatgaaatattcttgTTTCCGTAACTTTCTCAtcagaaattacaaaaagaatatcATGAACTGGTATTATATCTACATCATGTATACCATATATTGtggaagataaaatatttccGTCAAGTAAGTGAATGAAGTTGATGTTTCGTGCACAATGGTTCTAAAGTaattaagttaattattttagtgCTCAAACAAGaatatataacatatataaattCCAAATAAAAAGGACTCTCACATGTAGCCCCGGAAATCCATGGCAATAGAATAAGTGGAAGGAAGATGTATGTTTTGACGGGTGGTAGACGACGCCtgaatcaaaattcaaatccgAAAGAATGTTAGAAACCATTAGAAAGGAGGGAGATAGAAGAATCTCTGAGCTTTCTAGTCCTCTATTCCATAACCTATAATCTACTTACTTTACAAAAATGTAATATAGTTGGAAGGTCTGTGTTATGCGACTGCTCAGCAGCAAACCAAATCCAAGGGGACCTTCAATCCACACTGAagcaagaaatggaaaataaaacttGGGAAGAAAGTAATCACAAACATTTAAGAACTCTATTTGATATGGAGTTTCTAAATTCTAATGATGAAAAAAGTATTGAAACCTGCCCAAATATAGCAAGACCGCCACCTTCGCCTCTTTAATTTGAGGAAACTTAGAGATATCTGAACAGAGAGACAGAAAAGTTGCATAAATTACACCTCGAATCgcgaaatggaaaaaagatGGAGTAATTACATATAGTTTCATAGCCTACCACAATTGACAGCAGAAGATTGAGGCTAGCAAAAACTTGAATTACTGGAATCCAAAAACGGCTGCCTTTGGGAAGAGGAATTTTATAAATCACGTATGGTAATATCGATCGAAATATCAGCCTGAAAGCAAGAATGTGGGATAATGTAAAGCCCGATTCATACAGACAAATTAGCAATGAAACAACAGGAGCAAATGTGGGAAGAGCTTAGCCTTCAACGAGCAAATAGCTCAGTTCTAATGGGTAATACTGCATAGCGCACTCATCAACAATGAAGAAGAACCAATTattcaacaagaaaataaagatatattccattTATTTAGAAGAAATGACGTTCCATGTAAACGAACTAAAACCAAATTCATCCATGAAAAGATAGAAGTCGGACtgagagagaggaaagagaGATATAATGAACTCAGCTTCGATTTAAATGATCAAAtactaaaagaaaacaactcaGACAAGCCAGGATTCACTAGAACCCTCTCCAATGGACCAAAAACTCATGGAGAGGAGAACACAACTCAAACACCAGGGCCGCAATGGAACGAACGCTCCCAAGTCGTTGAAGAACAGAGTGTAATaggaacaaaaagaagaacacaTAGGATCGTTTCAAGTTAAAAGGCGAGCAGCAACCAAATTTACGCATGAGGGTTGAGAATCAACAAGCAAATCACTTCATAACTGGCAGAATCAGGAACAAAGAATCAATCAAagagcaaaagaaagaaactcaCAGAGTCATACAAACAGCAGCAAAAGCTATCGCGACGTAATCGCTGGGGCAGCCACCTTCGACGGCACAAAGCGCCATCTTGCTACTGCTTTTGCATCCGTTCAGACAAATACCTTTCTTCCTTTGATGCAACGAATCAACAACTTGAAGAAATCATTCTAATCCATGAGAAAATTTCGACATCATCAGGTCATTCTCGTTCAATCCTTTTCTCTTCGCAAAATTCGACTAAGGACTGTTATTGTTACTTCGAGAGGCGTCTTCGTTTTCACTTTGCAGAGTCCACTGCCACGTCATACTGAAGTTTGACTAAAAGCTCATATTGTCGagtattcaaattcattttattgaCTAAACTGGGGATGATGTGCTGACGTGTCTTGCTCTAGACGACATGTCGTCCCACATCTATTGTAACTCAAAGATTCTCTCCTCTAGTAGACGACAAGTGTTTGATAgctaaacataatttaaatggGTAAACATGCGTAAGAGTTCAAGTCCATCGTTAGTAGATACTATCTATTTTGGTTCGTTaggtatcgtcgtcagccacacaattttaaaacacgtctacaagggagaggtttccacacacccttataaggaacgttttgttcctctctccaaccgaggtagaatctcacaatccaccaccgtTGGGAatccagcatcctcactagcccgatgtctagctctgatacaatttgtaatagctcaagcccaccgctagcaaatatctattttgccccgttatgtatcgcctagcctcatgattttaaaacgagtctattagggaaaggtttacacacccttacaagaaatacgtgggatctcacaattcaccacTCTTGGGAGTCCAATGtcctgatactatttgtaatagctcaaacccaccgctaacaaatattgttcgctttggcccattacgtatcgccgtcaacctcacgattttaaaacacgtttggtagggagagatttttacaccttaaaaagaaatgtttcatccttctcttcaaccgatgtggggatctcacagtacGTTTACCTCTCATACtacaaatttgaatctttACTACATACCCGAACAAAATATAGCTTAGAAATGAGTTTGGAAGGTTAGTTTATCAGGCTAGCTGATCAAAGATGACGATTTCAAACTAAATGGACCTCGTCTAGATGACCATGTCAAATGCATTCCCATTAACCAAGGAGGCCTCAAGTTCAGAACTTGCTGCACAATAAACTACCAACTCAACACTTTCATTCcataaacaatgttttaagTACAGGAGGAGGCAATCCAAGAAGCTTGTCGTAATGAACAGTAGGAAAAGCCATCAAAATTTTTCCAAAACATATACACAAGAAGCTACATCTACAGCATCAATCAATCTCTGCACTCAAAAAGCCACCACAAACAGCAGAATTTTGTTCATTCAGAGTTACAAAAAAGGCTACCAAAAGCAGCAATGCCAATGCCAATGCCATCCTTTCTGCAACAACGAAACGTAATGGTTTGGCAAATGTATGTGAGTGAACCATAACGTAGCGAAGAAGAGAGCTGGAAAGAGGAATACATGCTAACCTGCTTTCTTCTTGGCAGCTTCATATTTGTTGGAGTTCCTCCTTCTTTCTTACTATTAACTCGTGCCCTGTTGAAGATCACTGTGATCCCTTCAGCTGGAGCAGGATGTTTTTCATCCCACTCACCAAATTTGGACAGAGAATTACCCTTCTGAGCCTGCAAAAGGAACGTCTCAGAAATGGAAAACAATGGCAACAagtaaggaagaagaagaaaaaatcatgGGCTCAAAATTGGCGGCTCATTGCCACTGTCCCGATGGGCGAAGGTGGATTAGATTTTACAAATCCAACAAgcaagaaaaatcaaactatACTTATGTCAACTGAGGAAGATGATCAATGAAAGAATGTAAATCGAAGTAccgaaatggaaagaaaaaaaatgaagcctATAATCTATTAGTCATCTATAACTCGATCTATATAATCTAACAAGTACAGAGAAGAAATTAATCCTCTGAACTCCTAAAAGTTGAGTTCCTGAGAATCAATGTAGGCGTGACAACAGGCATAATCTAATGCAGTCAATAAatgaaccaagaaatattGAGAAAAGGATGGTTACAATATACATGATACAAATACCAACACATGAAGGAAATCCCTTGGTGGTGGTGGATGGTCATATATTTGGTCACAAAATGGTTCCGAGTAACCATATGTGTAACACGAACCAATAGGTTATGAGGCCTAGCCTTGCGCCTGGACGACTCATTAAAATTCGACCGCCAGAAATCCTGCAAAGGGATTAGGATTAGGAATACTCGTACCATATCGAAGGGTAGAAATTTGAGTATACTGTGTTATTTGACAGTTTAATGAAAATGGCAGAAGTATAACCAAATAGAGTTTGTCCATGCCTTGTAATCATTTTTCCTATATAGGGTGGGGAGGAAATTCTAGTATGATATATATAACCGTATTGAGACCAATTGATAGTAGTGTTCAAAAAATCTGATAACCCAAAAACCcgatcaacccaactcaaataaatgaaagtttTATAGGCTGAGTAGGTTCATGGATTTTCCCAAGACTAAATTGGGTGAACAGAGACCACTTACCTtcaaaatatacatttttgcatttgatataattatatatacatatatattttttttaattttataactatttttataatttattctcCAATtaactcttaaaaataatcttgagctctttgaaaatatatactaaattgagttacaaattttaattaaatgtttgagaataaataaaaaatatgtttttttaactaatatttgacttttattaaaaataaaaatttaaatatatgacccgacaacccaacccataaAATCTATAGTTAGGTtaggttcattatttaataatgattttttgggttgagtctaaaaaaatatctcaactTAATCCACAAATTTTTGTTCTACATCTCCGAACTATATATCCTCGTTTAATTCTAGTCattgaataaatgaaacttTGTAATACGATAATCCAGACAGGAGTTCAGGTGAAGCAAGTGTTCTGTAAAAATTATAGTACTGCCTCGAGGAAAATTAGCACTTACCAAATTCCATCAATTCGATCGGCAATAAGTTTTCCATGCCTTGGGATGAGACCTGATGCATTGAGTGATTTGAACACATGACCTGAAAAAGGACATGCGTAAATTCTCCAAGTTTTGAAACTAATCAAACAAATAGGCAAAACTTATAACAAACCTTTGTCTTCATCAATTTCCATGCCATTTCCTATTAAATGAACAGATTCTGTTTCTACGTCAATCGCAAGATGATCAGTTGAACCTTTCCGCAAAGTTCGAGCATGGGCAGCTGAGGCTGATGGAACAGGTGGTATTGCACTTTTCCCAGCTGGTTCCTGCAAAATACCAAAACAGTAGAAGATGTGATCCATGGAAATGCATGCCAAGAGAACCGTTTATATGGAATGCACATTAGAAAAGTCACAAAAACAGTATCCTACTGATACTTCTCATGGATAATACATTAACTACCTATCACGACAGACCCAAGCAAGAAGTAATTTCAAACTTCCTAGTATATGAATACGTACTGCATCTTCAATCTCTGATATCTCTGatccagaaggaaaagaaggtGCTTCAAAGACGCTCCTTTCTTTGATTATCTCTGGTTGAGATGTCCGTCCTTGAAGTGACTCTTCAAGTAGCTTATTCTTAGTAGTTAGTTCATCCACGACGTTTTGGCTCCCTATTAACTTCCCACTCAATTcctcaaatttgatttttgaattttcagatTCGGAGAGCATATCCAGGATCTGCCTTTCTAATATTCTTACTAGTCCCTTCAAGCCTTCTGACTTTGAATCTCCACTGTAGTTACTATCCAACAAACTAATAATTTGTTCTAAAGAATATGAAAGCTCTGAGAGATCTTTCTTCATCTCCTCTGAATCAAGTTGATACCTCGATGCTCTATCAACCTCCTCTTTCAGCTGTTCAATTGCAATTATTTGTGTGGACACTGTAGACTGCAGCTTTTGCTTGTCATGAGATAGTAAGTTGAACTGATTCTGTAACTCAGAAACATAATCAGCAAGGTAAAAGAGCTTCTTTACATCAGTTGAATCATATTGTTCCACATCTAGGTATTCTGACTCTGGCAAAGAGATCTCAATCCCTCTAACCTTCTTAAAGAGAGCTTCCATTTGCATTGTTGACAAAACGCAGCCTTCTGCCTctgagaaaaatataaaagtcatcagaagatttttaaaagatcATGGAAAAATTCTGCAAATACttgaagaatgaagaagagaaggtTTACCTTGTTCTTTCACCAACAAACTATTATACAATGATGAAACTTCAGCCTCcctttcttttaacttttctttatttgcttGACAAGTCTCCAGTTGACGACTAAGTTCAACATAGGAACTCTGCGATAGTTGTAAATCAGTCTCCAACTTAACTACCATATTTTGGTTCAAGtccttttcctttctaatTTTCTCAGTAGTTGCCTCAGTTATTTCCAATATATGCTGCATATCTTGAATTCTACAAGCTGCAAACTTGCTGGTGCTCTCAAACTGTTTAACTATAGATTTAACTTTTCTGCTAGCAGATAATAATTGTTCTGCAGCGGAAGCTGATTTGCTACTAGATGATTTTGCTCGACACTCTGCAGGTGATGCTCCACTAGTCTCACTACTTTCCATGGATATGGTATCCTTCAAGTTGTCAAGTTCGGGAATAGAGCTGAGTAGAAGTAGATGGTTGGTCATTTCAAACTGAAgctcttttgttgtgtcaataCAGGCAGACAATAGAAGGGAAACATCATCTTCTAGCATCACTTTGGTATGTTCTTGTTCCTGTTTATGCATTTCGAGATTCTTCACCATCTCTTTCAAGGATTCAACGTGTCCACACACAAAAGCTACTTCCTCTCTTGTTGCTTCCACTTGTTTTAACAGATCAGCAATAAACCCATCCATTGAAGAGGAGATACCTTCAAAATAATCTGTGAACTTCTTGTTCTTTAACCAGATTTCTTCCATAATCTTTCTAAAAGATGATGAAATATTACCAACATCATCTTCAACAACCACCTTAtcactttcattttcaacagCAAAATCAAGGAGCTTTCCATGAGAAAGGGATTCCTTAGCATTCGGATCCtggattaaatttaaaagatgtAATCAGAATTACAATACATAtggaatatttgaaaataactaaTTAGACATTTCACATATTTCTGTGATGCAAGAAGCGGGCATGTCAATGTGCCCCTGGGGGAGGGGGAAAACTAGTCTTTATATGTTCATTGTTAATAGATTCAAAAGAGCATCAAATGGCTGCATCCAGACAAGCAAAATGCAAATAGataaatggtaatttttttccaataaGAAAACTGCAtttgaaaagaaggaaaggaatACTGTAGAAAAACaagtcacaaaaaaaaatatatctatatcaGACCGAACCAAACAAAGGAGCTACCAAATATACAAACATTAAAGGCACCAACCAACATAAACAAATTTCGACACAGAATAAACTTTGTATGCACTTGTTGAAGATAATAGAAGTGAGTATTTTACCAATATTTGATATCCAGAAAAGCATGGGAAATTACCTTAACAGCATGGTGATCATGAGAATCTATTATGCCACTGTTAACTAGACAAGCCTTGGTGTTCTTCAAAATGATATCCATCTCTCTTAGACTCTTAAGTTTCTTCTCAAAGCATCCTGTCACCACGGTCAACAATGTCTCATCTGCAATAAACTTATGAAGATCATTGAGGTAGCCCGCAAACTCTGCAGATCTGCTCTGTAAGCTGCCATTCGTCCCAACCAACTCTTCCATGCATGCATTTAATTTggaatttagagaaaatatcTCATTTTCAGAATTTCTCCTCTCACCTtgaattatagaaattttacTTTCTGCCTTAAATAATGAATCTTCCAaagattttcttgtttctgtCGCCTCAACAACTTCTCTCGCTTGAGAACTGACTTCCTCTTGCAATACCTTTTGTTCTGTCTCTAGCTTCTCTATAGCACTTTGTGCTTCAGCATTCTGTTCCGTTAGCAAAGCAACATTGGTCTCAAGCTCAGTTAAAATCTTTTCTAATGTGTTTATAATTCCTTGGGCCTCTGCCAATTTATCTGTCTGGACAGCCACTTCCTCCTTTACTTTTTTAGACTCTATCTCTGCATTGAGTTTACAAACTTcagcttcttctttctctctgaCAAGCacagatattttattttctgccAGTGATAACGACTCTTGAAGTAGCTTCAGAGACAATGAAGCTTCCGCAGACTTGCTGGACTGTGCATAGGCTTCATTTAATGTTTTCTCTAATTCCTGTTCAATATGTATCTTACTAGATTCTATTTCCCTTTTCTCCTCAGAAAGCTGAAAAATGTTGTTCTCAGCAGATGATAGTGCATTTTCCAATGATTTCATAGCAGCTAAAGCATCTCCTAATTTAATTTCCATAGTACTCGACTCCTCTTTAACATTCTCCAATTCTTGTTCCGTACGTATCTTAGCATCATGAGATTCCCTAATGTAATCTGCAATCCACTTCACCTTAGCTATAGGCTCTTCAAAAACCATATTAATGGGAAGAACAATTCCATCAATTGATTCATTTACTTTCTGTAACATATCATTGCTCTCCAACAAGAACTGCCCGTATTGATTACATTTGTCCTCCAAGATGCCAAGTTCAGACTCCAACTCCGGAATGCGTTGTGCATCAATAGACAAcaaattgatttgatttctgCAATTAGCAACTGTCGACTCTAGACTATCTAATTGTGGTTTCAACTTCTCTATTTCTATGTTCTTGTCATCCAAGACACTTTTCATATTTTCCCTATCCTGAACCAGTCCTTTGCCTTTCTTAACAGCCAAGGACAACTTTTCCCTTAGCAAGGCATATTTCTCCTCTAATCTTTGAAAATCCCCCTGCAAAGAGTCATTTTCCTCTTTCGCTTCTCCAAGTTCTTGAGATACTGATCTTAACCTACTCGAGCAATTACTCAAATTAGAAGACTCCTCTTCTAGAATTATATCATAGAGCGTCAAATCCTGACGACTGACATATAAAAGAGCTTGAACCTTTTCAAAAGATTCCACGTATTCACCTGAGATTTCAGCAGATGCAAAAGCCTTCTCTTTTATCCTCTGAAAGCATCTGTAAACAAGCAAGTTCAAGTCCAACGAAGTTTCACTGACCCCTCCATCATCTGTTGTCACTCCAGATTCTTCTTGTAACATGTTTATGAGTTGAGCCTTCTCCAACGATGTCTGATGCATTTTTATCTTGACTTCTTCATATTTGCTTAAAAGGTCATCCAACTGCTCCTGGAGATAGTCCGTTTcctgtaatttaattaaaagtaaagcACTTATGCGATCAATCTCTCCTTGTGCTGCATCTTTAGTTTTAGCAAGTTCATCTTGCAAGACCATTATTTCATCTTTAGCCTGAAAAAATGATTCCTTAAGCCAACAGACAGAAGATTTCAGGTCATAAGGTGCAATCAAATCCGGCCAATCAGATAAGTTTACAGTATCTTTTAACTTCTGAAACTCCAATAAAATAGCCTCCAGAACTTTCTTCTCATCCACAAGACACTTGAGTCTTTGCATACTGTCCATTGATTTAAGTTCCCGAGGAACTTCAATTTGAGATATAACATCCTCAAAACTTTCGAGGACCATATTCCTTTGCAACAGATTTTCCTGAAGTGATGCAACTAAAGTTTCACTTTTAGCCAAGTCAACCTTAATTAGTTCAGCAGTCTCCAAAGCATTTGATTTCTCTTGTAGTTCGACAGAATACTTTTCAAGCTCCCGACTTTTTTCAGCTAGAGACTGTTTCAATGCATCACGTTGCTGTACTAATGCCTTGCCTTTTGTCACAGCCATTGTTAACTTCTCTTTGGTATTAACACACCTTATCCTTTCTTGCTCCAGCTCACTTTTTGCCTTTTCAAGTTCACCATTAACAGTCTCAACTGTCAATCTGTAATTGTCTATCTCATCTGCCAATCTTCTATTTTCATCTTCCAGATGATACATTTTTTCAGCATTGCTGACCTCTTTAGCTTTGAGCTCAATTAACTCAGTATGGGCAGTGGCCAAAACTGCTCCAGCTTCAGTGGAGATTATGTCTGACTCTGCCCCGGTTAAACATGATTGGAGTTGATTAATTTTCAGAAGGATTTTGTTATAATTATCAATTAACAGAGAAGTATTTCTTTCAACATGAAGTGTTTTTTCTGATAAAGAATCGTCAAGAAGATGTTGCTGATTCAATATCGAGTTGAGAGACGTTAACACTCTATCTAATGTGGCTTCCATTTCCCTCTCCTTTTCAGACGAAACTTTCACAGAATCTTCAATTGAGTTCGTGTAAGAGCGAACAACTTCATCAGACACCATATATTCAACAACTTTTGCATTAAGATACTCAATCTCTTGATCCTTCACTAAATGGTTATGACGGAGTTCTCCTATAGTAGCCTCATACTGCAATCGTTCATCTAAAGTCCTACTAACCAATTGTGAGCATTCATTTACCAAGTCTTTCAATGTGGTATTAGAAATCAGAGTGTTCTCTTCCATGTGCTCAATTCCATGCAAATCAAGACTCTCATTCAACTGATTGCCAGTAACTTTGACCAATGACTGTCGATTAGTAGCAGTCTTGAGTTGGCCACAAATGATAAGAAGTTCTTGCACAaaagcttctctttctttctgaAAATCAAGcacccaaaaaaagaaagcaatttAATACCACTCAGAAGCATGCTACCACAACTGAGAGGGGGTGGTTTATGAACCTCAAAATCGTGTACGacattttctttctcgaaAATGGTCCCATTCAGAGTGGCCCTCGTGTTTTCCACCTCGTCCATCAGAGAAACCTTTTCTATCTCATATTGTATTTCCTGTTGCATATCACAAGGCGTTTCCTCCATCAAACTACCTTGAGTTTCAGTAGCTGCTACTGCTTCTTTGCCATCAGCATTGCCAGCTAACTCGTCCGGGCAGTCCACAAACATATCGTCTTTTGCAGCATCTTCGACTACTACAGTACCATCAGGGTCATCTTGTCCCGAGTTCTCTGCACCTTCAGTAAGAGGAGCCACTGGCGACAATGTTGATCCCTAAACACCATgttcaaaacaattttatcTTCAAAACATTGTTTAAATTTCTTCTCTAATCGACAAGGAAAATTCATATTAAGACATTTCTGCAGCGTCAACATGTGAATAAATGCTAAACTAACCTGGTTCGGCACAGAAGGCGAAAATCCACTGGACACTTCAGAGGACTGCAAAACGGAGTCATTCTCCGAAGTAGCGTCCGCGGCAGTCTCAGAAGATAACTCCCCAACATTAACATTAACATTAAGCACAGTTTCCACCCCTACAGCTCCATTTCCTGAACTCTGTAGTGCCGTCTCTGGATCATGATTCTCAGACATGTCGATATCTTATAACTCAATCGCCTTAACCTCAACGAAAACTATATCTCAAACAGAATAAAACAATACTGGGAAATCAAGAAGctgaataaaattttaaaatgagacctaaattgaatcaaataacCATTAAACCCTCAAAAGCTACGTTCAACCTCCAATTCggtgaattaaaaagaatcaaaaaacaataaagacATCCAAATGGCGCGTAAGAGAAATGGAAACCAACAAATTCACTGTCGTGATTCTGTAAAATGGATGAGTAATCGTCAGCTATCGATACTGGATCAACGACTCGACCACCTGTTCCACATGAATCTGCAGAGTTCATACAATTCACGTCGCAGACCAATTGATCTGATTTAGCGCCATGCTTCGTCTCCTGTAATTTAGTTTGAAGGCGATGGGTGAAAAAAGTAGAACGTCTCTTCGAATCTTAACcgtttatttttaacttttttttttaacagtCACATTAAAATTATCGGTggtaattatttgaaattttgtattcGTAGATTAAAGTTCTCTGATCCTAGCcctagtttcttttttattattattattattattatttattctaattttaccTTTATTGGCgtagtaaattttttaactaaaatctaatttattattcgaatcatttattcaaatttttatttttaataaaagaaaattattaatccgttcttttcaaacatttaattaaatttatcgtTAATATGtgctatttatatttatttatttacagtATTATTTTGCTGGTACATTCTCGACTAATTTATGGTGGTTGAGTCCTAcaacattatttaataataaactttgaTTAATGTGTTCGATCAAAAGATGTAGTAGGCATAAGGTTAATGGTTCAATTATCCGCCCCTGTGACACCCAAGTACATGAGACTACATAAATGAATCGATACCACATTCGAAGAGGACTTATCGTGAGAATAAGATAattaagaaagacttaaaCGAATTGGAAGTCACTACCTATACTAACAAAATGCATCTTCCTTTTCGgtagctcaatcataaaaatttaatttaaacgttttttatttgaaactttttagaattttcatcAAACGTAGATAAGTGGGGATAAAACTTAGCCTTTTCAATCATTTACCATGGCTTAAGACAGcaagttccttttttttcaaattattgtaCTTTTGCCAACCATGATTATTGATCACAAGCCAAGCTATCCTATcaatgat
This genomic window from Cucurbita pepo subsp. pepo cultivar mu-cu-16 chromosome LG01, ASM280686v2, whole genome shotgun sequence contains:
- the LOC111781119 gene encoding myosin-10-like, which encodes MSENHDPETALQSSGNGAVGVETVLNVNVNVGELSSETAADATSENDSVLQSSEVSSGFSPSVPNQGSTLSPVAPLTEGAENSGQDDPDGTVVVEDAAKDDMFVDCPDELAGNADGKEAVAATETQGSLMEETPCDMQQEIQYEIEKVSLMDEVENTRATLNGTIFEKENVVHDFEKEREAFVQELLIICGQLKTATNRQSLVKVTGNQLNESLDLHGIEHMEENTLISNTTLKDLVNECSQLVSRTLDERLQYEATIGELRHNHLVKDQEIEYLNAKVVEYMVSDEVVRSYTNSIEDSVKVSSEKEREMEATLDRVLTSLNSILNQQHLLDDSLSEKTLHVERNTSLLIDNYNKILLKINQLQSCLTGAESDIISTEAGAVLATAHTELIELKAKEVSNAEKMYHLEDENRRLADEIDNYRLTVETVNGELEKAKSELEQERIRCVNTKEKLTMAVTKGKALVQQRDALKQSLAEKSRELEKYSVELQEKSNALETAELIKVDLAKSETLVASLQENLLQRNMVLESFEDVISQIEVPRELKSMDSMQRLKCLVDEKKVLEAILLEFQKLKDTVNLSDWPDLIAPYDLKSSVCWLKESFFQAKDEIMVLQDELAKTKDAAQGEIDRISALLLIKLQETDYLQEQLDDLLSKYEEVKIKMHQTSLEKAQLINMLQEESGVTTDDGGVSETSLDLNLLVYRCFQRIKEKAFASAEISGEYVESFEKVQALLYVSRQDLTLYDIILEEESSNLSNCSSRLRSVSQELGEAKEENDSLQGDFQRLEEKYALLREKLSLAVKKGKGLVQDRENMKSVLDDKNIEIEKLKPQLDSLESTVANCRNQINLLSIDAQRIPELESELGILEDKCNQYGQFLLESNDMLQKVNESIDGIVLPINMVFEEPIAKVKWIADYIRESHDAKIRTEQELENVKEESSTMEIKLGDALAAMKSLENALSSAENNIFQLSEEKREIESSKIHIEQELEKTLNEAYAQSSKSAEASLSLKLLQESLSLAENKISVLVREKEEAEVCKLNAEIESKKVKEEVAVQTDKLAEAQGIINTLEKILTELETNVALLTEQNAEAQSAIEKLETEQKVLQEEVSSQAREVVEATETRKSLEDSLFKAESKISIIQGERRNSENEIFSLNSKLNACMEELVGTNGSLQSRSAEFAGYLNDLHKFIADETLLTVVTGCFEKKLKSLREMDIILKNTKACLVNSGIIDSHDHHAVKDPNAKESLSHGKLLDFAVENESDKVVVEDDVGNISSSFRKIMEEIWLKNKKFTDYFEGISSSMDGFIADLLKQVEATREEVAFVCGHVESLKEMVKNLEMHKQEQEHTKVMLEDDVSLLLSACIDTTKELQFEMTNHLLLLSSIPELDNLKDTISMESSETSGASPAECRAKSSSSKSASAAEQLLSASRKVKSIVKQFESTSKFAACRIQDMQHILEITEATTEKIRKEKDLNQNMVVKLETDLQLSQSSYVELSRQLETCQANKEKLKEREAEVSSLYNSLLVKEQEAEGCVLSTMQMEALFKKVRGIEISLPESEYLDVEQYDSTDVKKLFYLADYVSELQNQFNLLSHDKQKLQSTVSTQIIAIEQLKEEVDRASRYQLDSEEMKKDLSELSYSLEQIISLLDSNYSGDSKSEGLKGLVRILERQILDMLSESENSKIKFEELSGKLIGSQNVVDELTTKNKLLEESLQGRTSQPEIIKERSVFEAPSFPSGSEISEIEDAEPAGKSAIPPVPSASAAHARTLRKGSTDHLAIDVETESVHLIGNGMEIDEDKGHVFKSLNASGLIPRHGKLIADRIDGIWISGGRILMSRPGARLGLITYWFVLHIWLLGTIL